In one window of Campylobacter coli DNA:
- a CDS encoding AAA domain-containing protein has protein sequence MSSNIDILKYLLFVEYLTPQNIKKINNCCDTCETSYINKYIRERIEKICNALTLNNKNLDDYSVEIIIQGAIYENKTLFDNIINKFNINKDLENFCDNLNTEYASFVLKFNGRLNFANENEIIKFNEFNSNNHQNFDPIIDNDFVFNAKNFYLSTAPWAINNIENIKSSYIDFINLSQNIAKELSSLKNICIDKFYDKAIKIIERDIPLLGNKFRISVNLTKTINENVFLNSFYIQELANILNNYEENKFPMIDKYLSNKIKQRIDIKTNQLEILENYIDELAPSSFMSKFALMYSQQFAVNKILKMNKDHNDIYSINGPPGTGKTTLVKDIIAGIITQRAIEISKLNYDEIIKKEDGIYKLNEKLKGYEIILSSSNNNAVENISKEIPTNGGIDSSYIQDLDYFSEIATRFLNRNKKTEIKAWGLICGILGNNSNKSSFIYNVLKDFKSKEYEFIGLINYIKSNKLTSKDFEQAKNDFNQALRRVNNLLDKNKKEKHIIQKVKIYKKLKNSGSLINTITYLYKLLSYRLMGKSYVKNIEKHISFLNQKFYLHDEASMEKSSFFMVENGETTELSKARKDLFVKALNLHKVAILSNNLYFAQNLEALSDILENNNYRNLSGSKIVEIWKSLFFIIPSISSTYASFGSCFKDIGHNQFGYLISDESGQSTITSAIGAIYRTKKAIIIGDPLQLEPIVNIPNNINNFFIQYFNIDKAFDVKNTSLQSRCDFLQSYGRYICQNNQKIWLGSPLRVHNRCDRPIFELSNKIAYDGMMIYGKKNENTLQLQNTWYNIKEEQWNGNCNEREIEYLHILLDKITQYDLEIGIVTPFVDVKQKLKDIIDKYNNLKNDKIGTIHTMQGKEADIIILILGGNNENARNWVASRPNLINVALTRAKNTIFIIGNKEKYIKLNYFNHLESMHTITPSFSNP, from the coding sequence TTGAGTAGCAATATTGATATTTTAAAATATTTACTTTTTGTGGAATATTTAACACCTCAAAATATCAAAAAGATAAACAATTGTTGCGATACATGCGAAACTTCATATATTAACAAATATATTCGAGAAAGGATTGAAAAAATTTGCAATGCCTTAACCTTAAATAACAAAAATTTAGATGATTATAGTGTAGAAATTATCATACAGGGTGCCATCTATGAAAACAAAACCTTATTTGACAATATTATAAATAAATTTAATATTAACAAAGACTTGGAAAATTTTTGCGATAATTTAAATACAGAATATGCATCTTTTGTTCTAAAATTTAATGGTCGTTTAAATTTTGCAAATGAAAATGAAATTATAAAATTCAATGAATTTAACTCAAACAATCATCAAAATTTCGATCCAATAATAGATAATGATTTTGTTTTTAATGCGAAAAATTTTTATTTATCCACTGCACCATGGGCTATAAATAATATTGAAAATATAAAATCATCTTATATTGATTTTATTAATCTAAGCCAAAACATTGCCAAAGAACTGTCTTCGCTTAAAAATATATGTATTGATAAATTTTACGATAAAGCTATCAAAATCATAGAACGCGATATTCCATTACTTGGAAACAAATTTAGAATATCAGTTAATCTTACTAAAACCATAAATGAAAATGTATTTCTAAATAGTTTTTATATACAAGAATTAGCGAATATTTTAAATAATTATGAGGAAAATAAATTTCCCATGATAGATAAGTATCTAAGCAATAAAATAAAACAACGCATAGACATAAAAACAAATCAACTAGAAATTTTGGAAAACTATATTGATGAACTGGCTCCTAGCTCTTTTATGAGTAAATTTGCATTAATGTATTCTCAACAATTTGCAGTAAACAAAATACTTAAAATGAATAAAGATCATAACGATATCTACTCTATCAATGGACCTCCAGGGACTGGAAAAACAACGCTTGTAAAAGATATCATAGCAGGTATTATTACTCAAAGGGCTATAGAAATTTCAAAACTAAATTATGATGAAATTATAAAAAAAGAGGATGGAATTTATAAGCTCAATGAAAAACTAAAAGGTTATGAGATCATACTATCTTCTAGCAATAATAATGCTGTAGAAAATATAAGCAAAGAAATACCCACAAATGGTGGTATCGATAGTAGCTATATTCAAGATCTTGATTATTTTAGTGAGATAGCTACAAGATTTTTAAACCGAAATAAAAAAACTGAAATTAAAGCTTGGGGATTAATATGCGGTATATTGGGCAATAATTCCAATAAATCTTCTTTTATATATAATGTTTTAAAAGATTTTAAATCAAAAGAATATGAATTTATCGGTCTTATAAATTATATAAAAAGCAATAAGCTCACTAGCAAAGATTTTGAGCAAGCAAAAAATGATTTTAACCAAGCATTGCGCAGGGTTAATAATCTACTAGATAAAAACAAAAAAGAAAAACATATAATCCAAAAGGTAAAAATTTACAAGAAACTAAAAAATAGTGGCAGTTTAATCAATACTATTACTTACCTATACAAACTACTTTCATATAGACTTATGGGAAAAAGTTATGTAAAAAATATAGAAAAGCATATCTCTTTTCTCAACCAAAAATTTTATTTACATGATGAAGCATCTATGGAAAAATCTTCATTTTTTATGGTAGAAAATGGCGAAACAACAGAACTTTCTAAAGCACGAAAAGACTTATTTGTAAAAGCACTTAATCTTCACAAGGTGGCCATACTAAGTAATAATCTATATTTTGCTCAAAATTTGGAAGCATTAAGTGATATTTTAGAAAACAACAACTATAGGAATCTTTCGGGAAGTAAAATTGTTGAAATATGGAAAAGTTTATTTTTTATAATACCATCGATTAGTTCCACTTATGCTTCTTTTGGCTCTTGTTTTAAAGACATAGGGCATAATCAATTTGGATATCTAATCAGCGATGAATCAGGACAAAGCACTATAACAAGTGCTATAGGGGCTATATACAGAACAAAAAAAGCCATCATAATAGGAGATCCGCTACAGCTTGAACCTATTGTAAATATTCCAAATAATATAAATAATTTTTTTATACAATACTTCAATATAGATAAGGCTTTTGATGTTAAAAATACCTCTTTACAAAGTAGATGCGACTTCTTGCAATCATATGGAAGATATATTTGTCAAAACAATCAAAAAATATGGTTAGGTTCTCCCTTGCGTGTGCATAATCGCTGCGACCGACCTATATTTGAACTATCTAATAAAATCGCATATGACGGTATGATGATATATGGAAAGAAAAATGAAAACACCCTACAATTACAAAACACTTGGTACAATATCAAAGAAGAACAATGGAATGGTAATTGCAATGAAAGGGAAATAGAATATTTACACATACTTTTAGATAAAATTACCCAATATGATCTAGAGATTGGAATCGTTACGCCATTTGTAGATGTTAAACAAAAATTAAAAGATATAATCGATAAATATAATAATTTAAAAAATGATAAAATTGGTACTATACATACAATGCAAGGAAAAGAAGCAGATATAATCATACTTATCTTAGGTGGAAATAACGAAAATGCTAGAAATTGGGTAGCATCTAGGCCAAATTTAATCAATGTTGCATTAACTCGAGCAAAAAATACAATCTTCATTATAGGCAATAAAGAAAAATACATAAAACTTAATTATTTTAATCATTTAGAAAGTATGCATACGATTACACCCTCATTCTCCAATCCTTAA
- a CDS encoding Eco57I restriction-modification methylase domain-containing protein, producing the protein MKFEAIDEKEFLNPYYRKKPILEAELNEFTKALKDYKSSLENNLKNNEDSLVANALSKFFENLHFECEIKSIHKGNSGIDLALKKDKQIQVIIEAKLPHSKEFFSPNKPNCKALHECILYYLRERKALNSSLKHIIITDFYHFYIFKADLFEELFNKNKYFKEAFENFESKNSLFKGNTDEFYKECEKLLSSEKYLDSITRKDLFDEPSLKGVFIDLKPILEQEKPSFSKLKPLFKIFHKDFLLSEFNPNDANSLNNAFYKELLYILGLCESKQNSKLIIAKSEESKEEQGTFYTAINSKLEEENFETILKLLILWLNRILFLKLIESNLVRFNDDKNLKFLNFKKIPDFDKLSELFFEILAKERSTRKKSEFAYLPYLNSSLFEKQSIENTLEISNLNNDLKLNYYKNTVLKDDKCKAKKGQVGLLEYLFEFLDSFDFGSDDEQSEILSQKELISSSVLGNVFEKLNGYKEGSFYTPSFITSYMCKESITKVVLDKFNAKFDLKATDISELRRDLRKEDKNAQKELLNSIKICDPAVGSGHFLVSALNVMLSIYDELNLFDEEFYLEVQNDEILITNRKGEFVEYKRPHSDKDKAHLIQKELFYTKKDIIENNLFGVDINPNSCEITKLRLWIELLKHSFYQSFEDEAYHDLKTLPNIDINIKCGNSLISYFEIDKSLSHYPNIKERMNKYKNIVKDYKEGFYTDKNQINQEIKNLKISFKNFCFADKFKKEMKSFNEKCEKYSKKYGNFLAVNDENLRIFVSANLTLFDFDEKEAKKEFANLKKEYDNIFNLENNHPFEWRFEFPEILDDDGNFQGFDLIIGNPPYIKEADNKELFTNTKNLRTYQGKMDIWYHFVGRGFDILKNKGYLSFIATNNWITNSGAKKLRNIVLEESQILSLVDFSSFMVFDSASIQTMIMQFQKTKPPKNYEFHFAKITTQTPIYEDALSLLKNEKTQNNEILSINLAPKKFIDKTLNFTKSDYEELFNKIQKYGKFYLEEREVANGIHPHYDFVNNRINSNHNFSFKIGQGIFGLSQDEKEELKLTQLENSIVKPYYDTQNFLKFFFEKSGHRWIIYTNSSFKNPNSMDNYPNLKKHLDKFKKVITSDNKPYGLHRSRDEKFFKGSPRIVALRKCVGEPKFSYVDFDCYVSATFYIIKTQRINVKYLTGLLNSKLVAFWLKHKGKMQGNNYQIDKEPLLNIPIADTNSKNQKIADELVNSVDEVLKAKEQDKNANTQELENKINSLVYKLYNLTEDEIKIIEGR; encoded by the coding sequence ATGAAATTTGAAGCTATAGATGAAAAAGAATTTTTAAATCCTTACTACCGCAAAAAGCCTATTTTAGAAGCAGAGCTAAATGAATTTACAAAAGCTTTAAAAGATTATAAATCAAGCTTAGAAAACAATCTCAAAAACAACGAAGACTCCCTAGTAGCAAACGCTTTAAGCAAATTTTTTGAAAATTTGCATTTTGAGTGTGAGATAAAAAGCATACACAAAGGCAACAGCGGTATAGATCTTGCTTTGAAAAAAGATAAGCAAATTCAAGTCATCATCGAAGCAAAATTGCCTCATTCTAAAGAATTCTTTAGCCCAAACAAGCCCAACTGCAAGGCCTTGCACGAGTGCATTTTGTATTATCTTCGTGAAAGAAAGGCTTTAAATTCATCACTCAAGCACATCATCATCACAGATTTTTATCATTTTTATATCTTTAAGGCGGATTTGTTTGAAGAGCTTTTTAACAAAAACAAGTATTTTAAAGAAGCTTTTGAAAATTTTGAAAGCAAAAATTCTCTTTTCAAGGGCAATACCGATGAATTTTACAAAGAGTGCGAAAAGCTTTTAAGCAGTGAAAAATACCTTGATTCTATCACAAGAAAGGATTTGTTTGATGAGCCTAGCTTAAAGGGTGTTTTTATCGATCTAAAGCCTATTTTGGAGCAAGAAAAGCCAAGCTTTAGCAAGCTCAAGCCTTTGTTTAAAATTTTTCACAAAGACTTTCTGCTAAGCGAGTTTAACCCCAACGATGCAAATTCACTCAACAACGCCTTTTACAAAGAGCTTTTATATATCCTAGGGCTTTGCGAAAGCAAGCAAAACTCAAAGCTCATCATCGCAAAAAGCGAAGAGAGCAAAGAAGAGCAAGGCACCTTCTACACAGCTATAAATTCCAAGCTTGAAGAAGAAAATTTTGAAACCATTTTAAAACTTTTGATTTTATGGCTTAATCGTATCTTGTTTTTAAAGCTTATAGAGTCAAATTTGGTGCGTTTTAATGATGATAAAAATTTGAAATTTCTAAATTTTAAAAAAATCCCTGATTTTGACAAGCTTAGCGAGCTTTTCTTTGAAATTTTAGCCAAAGAAAGAAGCACACGAAAGAAAAGCGAATTTGCTTACCTGCCTTACTTGAATTCTTCTTTGTTTGAAAAACAAAGCATAGAAAACACGCTTGAAATTTCGAATTTAAACAATGATTTAAAGCTTAACTACTACAAAAACACGGTGCTAAAAGATGACAAATGCAAGGCTAAAAAAGGACAAGTGGGGCTTTTGGAGTATTTGTTTGAATTTTTGGATAGTTTTGATTTTGGTAGTGATGATGAGCAAAGCGAAATTTTAAGCCAAAAAGAGCTTATAAGCTCAAGTGTTTTGGGAAATGTGTTTGAAAAGCTCAATGGCTACAAAGAAGGAAGCTTTTACACCCCAAGCTTTATCACTTCTTATATGTGCAAAGAAAGTATCACAAAAGTAGTGCTTGATAAATTCAATGCCAAATTTGATCTTAAGGCTACAGATATCAGCGAGCTAAGAAGGGATTTGCGAAAAGAGGATAAAAACGCACAAAAAGAGCTTTTAAACTCCATAAAAATTTGCGATCCTGCGGTAGGAAGTGGGCATTTTCTAGTATCGGCTTTAAATGTCATGCTAAGTATCTACGATGAGCTAAATCTCTTTGATGAGGAGTTTTACCTAGAAGTGCAAAACGATGAAATTCTCATCACTAACCGCAAAGGCGAATTTGTAGAATACAAACGCCCGCATTCGGACAAAGACAAAGCTCACTTGATCCAAAAAGAGCTTTTTTACACGAAAAAAGACATTATAGAAAACAACCTTTTTGGCGTCGATATCAACCCAAATTCATGTGAGATCACCAAACTAAGACTTTGGATAGAGCTTTTAAAACACAGCTTTTACCAAAGCTTTGAGGATGAGGCGTATCACGATCTTAAAACCCTACCAAACATCGATATAAACATAAAATGTGGGAATTCTTTGATATCTTACTTTGAAATCGACAAAAGCCTAAGCCATTACCCAAACATCAAAGAACGCATGAACAAATACAAAAACATAGTCAAAGACTACAAAGAGGGCTTTTACACCGATAAAAATCAAATCAACCAAGAGATAAAAAATCTCAAAATTTCTTTTAAAAATTTCTGCTTTGCGGATAAATTTAAAAAAGAGATGAAAAGTTTTAATGAAAAATGCGAAAAATACTCCAAAAAATACGGAAATTTCTTAGCTGTAAATGATGAGAATTTGAGAATTTTTGTCAGTGCGAATTTGACTCTTTTTGATTTTGATGAAAAAGAAGCGAAAAAAGAATTTGCAAATCTTAAAAAAGAATACGACAATATCTTCAACCTAGAAAATAATCATCCTTTTGAATGGCGTTTTGAATTTCCTGAAATTTTGGACGATGATGGAAATTTTCAAGGCTTTGATCTCATCATCGGCAATCCGCCTTATATAAAAGAAGCGGATAATAAAGAACTTTTTACCAATACAAAAAATTTAAGAACTTATCAAGGAAAAATGGATATTTGGTATCATTTTGTGGGACGTGGATTTGATATATTAAAAAACAAAGGATATTTATCATTTATCGCTACAAATAATTGGATTACAAATTCAGGAGCTAAAAAACTACGCAATATAGTTTTAGAAGAATCCCAAATTTTAAGCCTTGTTGATTTTAGCTCTTTTATGGTGTTTGATTCTGCAAGTATACAAACGATGATAATGCAATTTCAAAAAACAAAACCACCTAAAAATTATGAATTTCATTTTGCAAAAATCACAACCCAAACTCCAATTTATGAAGATGCTCTAAGTCTTTTAAAAAATGAAAAAACCCAAAACAATGAAATTTTAAGTATAAATTTAGCTCCAAAAAAATTCATAGATAAAACTTTAAATTTTACAAAAAGTGATTATGAAGAACTTTTCAATAAAATTCAAAAATATGGGAAATTTTATCTTGAAGAAAGGGAAGTTGCCAATGGCATTCATCCGCATTATGATTTTGTAAACAATCGAATTAATAGCAATCATAATTTTTCTTTTAAGATAGGACAGGGAATTTTTGGATTAAGTCAAGATGAAAAAGAAGAATTGAAATTAACGCAATTAGAAAATAGCATTGTTAAACCATATTATGATACTCAAAATTTTTTAAAATTCTTTTTTGAAAAAAGTGGTCATCGTTGGATTATATATACCAATTCATCATTTAAAAATCCAAATTCTATGGATAATTATCCAAATTTAAAAAAGCATTTAGATAAATTTAAAAAAGTTATTACTTCAGATAATAAACCTTATGGTTTGCACCGATCAAGAGATGAGAAATTTTTTAAAGGAAGTCCTAGAATTGTAGCACTTAGAAAATGCGTAGGAGAGCCTAAATTTAGTTATGTTGATTTTGATTGTTATGTTTCAGCAACTTTTTATATTATCAAAACACAAAGAATAAATGTGAAATATTTAACAGGGCTTTTAAATTCAAAGCTTGTCGCATTTTGGTTAAAACATAAAGGAAAAATGCAAGGCAATAATTATCAAATCGACAAAGAGCCTTTGCTAAATATTCCCATAGCGGATACAAATTCTAAAAATCAAAAAATAGCCGATGAGCTTGTAAATTCAGTCGATGAAGTTTTAAAAGCTAAAGAACAAGACAAAAACGCAAACACCCAAGAACTAGAAAACAAAATCAATTCTTTGGTTTATAAACTCTACAATCTCACCGAAGATGAGATAAAAATCATAGAAGGCAGGTAA
- a CDS encoding pentapeptide repeat-containing protein, whose amino-acid sequence MEVFDEELAQYGILAKNGKLATKDNKKILKKEHKIIIDRVEIEEINFQKLQAEGIKEICIFRSEIKYLYFLKKNTIKIDFKVCNFKNHIIARELHFENEVIFQQCIFDAVVDFSKTKFDSRIDFSASVFKEEVRFIGAQFSAEQSDNKTIENNFREVIFEGKTIFDNATFKARVNFGISQFKSEANFTNTKFQANQNDSDIIENQFLRVVFIGKTIFNHAIFKARVGFGLSQFKDEISFIETQFLATKQSDNEITENNFEGITFQGRVFFFGCIFKTRVSFKVSKFKDETFFSNIKLNNHIFHNVEFNKINFIHIDDINAESNAESYVFQNAVFKDALSFEGMKIERLGFDNVLFNGVVTFSNTKLNTKPQFINCTFSNQFNIEHQYIKYSDKDIENKINNIQDKNDKFRALLNLRDLFRKLKSNRIAHHNLIDASELRTQELYTRELELKYQENKSLRETIEQWQLFFYRKLCDHHTDLLLNLRWLVVLIGSFALLYFTSRVIQDINLLKVLNQYGVCLSIVGVFNLLCLYWFGYIKKFDFFVYFNLIAVLWVVCYKPKIIFGIVNLIGDNSYNGFENVLITIYTILLALVLFSLQKTARKNSIVPS is encoded by the coding sequence ATGGAAGTATTTGATGAAGAATTAGCACAATACGGGATTTTGGCAAAAAATGGCAAGCTAGCTACAAAAGACAATAAAAAAATTCTAAAAAAAGAGCATAAAATAATTATAGATAGGGTTGAAATTGAAGAGATAAATTTTCAAAAATTACAAGCAGAAGGCATAAAAGAAATTTGTATATTTAGAAGTGAAATAAAATACCTTTATTTCTTAAAAAAGAATACTATAAAAATAGATTTTAAAGTTTGCAATTTTAAAAACCACATTATCGCTAGAGAGTTACATTTTGAAAATGAAGTTATATTTCAGCAGTGTATATTTGATGCTGTAGTGGATTTTTCTAAAACAAAATTTGATTCTAGGATAGATTTTTCGGCATCTGTGTTTAAAGAAGAGGTAAGATTTATAGGGGCTCAATTTTCAGCAGAGCAAAGCGATAATAAAACAATAGAAAATAATTTTAGGGAAGTTATTTTTGAAGGAAAAACAATCTTTGACAACGCCACATTTAAAGCAAGGGTTAATTTCGGAATTTCACAGTTTAAAAGTGAAGCAAACTTTACAAACACCAAATTTCAAGCAAATCAAAATGACAGCGATATAATCGAAAATCAATTTTTAAGAGTTGTTTTTATAGGAAAGACAATCTTTAATCATGCCATATTTAAAGCAAGGGTTGGTTTTGGACTTTCACAGTTTAAAGATGAAATAAGTTTTATAGAAACTCAATTCCTAGCAACAAAACAAAGCGATAATGAAATAACAGAAAATAATTTTGAAGGAATTACATTTCAAGGAAGAGTATTTTTTTTCGGTTGTATATTTAAAACAAGGGTTAGTTTTAAAGTCTCAAAATTTAAAGATGAAACATTTTTTTCAAATATAAAATTAAATAATCATATATTTCATAATGTAGAATTTAATAAAATAAATTTTATTCATATTGATGATATAAATGCAGAATCTAATGCAGAGTCTTATGTATTCCAAAACGCGGTATTTAAAGATGCATTAAGCTTTGAAGGAATGAAAATTGAAAGATTAGGATTTGATAATGTTTTGTTTAATGGTGTTGTAACCTTTAGCAATACAAAGCTCAATACCAAACCACAATTTATAAACTGCACTTTTTCTAATCAATTTAACATAGAACATCAATATATCAAATATAGTGATAAAGATATAGAAAATAAGATAAATAATATACAAGATAAAAATGATAAATTTCGTGCCTTGCTAAATTTAAGAGATTTATTTAGAAAATTAAAAAGCAACCGCATAGCTCATCACAATCTAATCGACGCTTCAGAGCTAAGAACACAAGAGCTTTATACTAGGGAGTTGGAGCTAAAATATCAAGAAAATAAAAGCTTAAGAGAAACAATCGAACAATGGCAACTTTTCTTTTATCGCAAGCTTTGCGATCATCATACAGACTTACTTTTAAATTTAAGATGGTTGGTTGTGTTGATAGGCTCGTTTGCTTTACTGTATTTTACTTCGCGTGTGATTCAAGATATCAATTTGTTAAAAGTTTTAAATCAATACGGAGTATGTTTAAGTATAGTTGGTGTTTTTAATTTGCTTTGTTTGTATTGGTTTGGGTATATAAAAAAATTTGATTTTTTTGTGTATTTTAACTTGATCGCGGTTTTATGGGTGGTATGTTATAAGCCGAAAATAATATTTGGAATCGTAAATCTTATAGGCGATAACAGTTATAATGGTTTTGAAAATGTTTTGATTACGATTTATACTATACTTTTGGCTTTGGTCCTTTTCTCACTCCAAAAAACCGCACGAAAAAATTCCATAGTGCCAAGTTGA